Proteins encoded together in one Impatiens glandulifera chromosome 1, dImpGla2.1, whole genome shotgun sequence window:
- the LOC124944679 gene encoding UPF0481 protein At3g47200-like → MTRGNETLTERMDQMVSNLTPIHPERCIFRVPNVLRDGNEELYEPKVIAIGPYHRGKPGLDSMEENKIRYLRNILQRTGNQSVDCLIRAVVPHEEKVRKCYAESICYLSSDEVVQILVLDGCFIIQLFFGYEMMGPEIIDEDPVINSMVLLIALENDMLLIENQIPFFILEILFNTIHPHPSFCNELKRQILVFFYHKLKMYGWTREDMSNLFLGERFINDGLTPQEIEQLFTKNVYHLLDIIHIAICFRFNESSPTASPLQIEKVFVKSVTKLKEANVRLTASSSSEKRSIFDITFKEGKLKIPSLGLTDSSEFEIRNLIALELCQKGHKRRR, encoded by the coding sequence ATGACTCGAGGAAATGAAACGTTGACCGAACGTATGGATCAAATGGTGTCAAATTTAACTCCCATACATCCGGAAAGATGCATCTTCAGGGTTCCCAATGTATTGCGGGATGGAAACGAGGAATTGTACGAGCCGAAGGTGATCGCCATCGGTCCTTATCACCGAGGCAAACCTGGCCTAGATTCTATGGAAGAGAACAAGATTCGGTACCTGCGAAATATTCTCCAAAGAACAGGTAACCAGAGTGTAGACTGCTTGATCCGAGCCGTCGTGCCGCATGAAGAAAAAGTAAGAAAATGTTATGCGGAGAGTATATGCTATCTTTCGAGTGATGAAGTAGTCCAAATCCTCGTGTTGGATGGATGTTTCATTATCCAACTCTTTTTTGGGTATGAGATGATGGGACCTGAAATCATTGATGAAGACCCAGTGATTAACTCCATGGTCTTGTTAATTGCGTTGGAGAATGACATGTTATTAATTGAGAATCAGATTCCATTTTTCATACTTGAAATCTTGTTTAACACTATTCATCCTCATCCCTCTTTTTGTAATGAACTCAAACGTCAAATCTTAGTCTTCTTTTATCACAAGCTTAAAATGTATGGTTGGACGCGGGAAGACATGTCTAACCTGTTCCTTGGCGAAAGGTTTATAAATGATGGTTTGACTCCCCAAGAAATTGAGCAATTATTTACCAAAAACGTATACCATTTGCTGGACATTATCCACATTGCTATATGCTTCAGATTCAATGAAAGCTCGCCTACTGCTTCTCCATTACAAATTGAAAAGGTGTTTGTTAAGTCGGTTACAAAGCTCAAAGAAGCCAATGTTAGATTGACTGCGTCCTCATCATCCGAAAAAAGAAGCATATTTGACATAACATTTAAGGAAGGAAAGTTAAAGATTCCAAGTTTGGGTTTAACTGATAGTTCTGAATTTGAGATTCGAAATTTGATTGCATTAGAGTTGTGTCAAAAAGGGCACAAGCGGAGGAGGTAA